The window ATTTTAGCGCTGGAGTTTCTTTATCGAGGCATTATCCATTTTAAACGTAAAGGGATTTTCGTGACCATGGAAGAACGGGTAGAGGATATTATCCGTAATGTAAAAAAAATGGGTTGGGATTTGCGACAAATGATCGATGAGAAACAATTAAGATTCGTAGATGCAGCGCCGGAGCCGGTATCTATTGAAGAATCAGGAATTTATGATTTATCCGGACTACTAACACGCATTCAGCACGCAGTTGAAGTTACTGGCGCTGAATTGCTGGTCATGGATTCCGTTGGCTCGCTATTCGATCAATTTAGTTCTGGATCCACGGTGCGACGGGAAATTTTTCGTATTACCTCGGCGCTCAAGGATATGAATATTACCGCAATTCTTACCGCTGAAAGGGAAAGTGAATATGGCCCTATCTCTCGCCACGGAGTAGAAGAATTCGTCTCAGATTCTGTCATTATTCTCCGTAATGTGCTTAAAGATGAAAAATGTCGCCGCACTATCCAAGTATTGAAAATGCGTGGAGATGCTCATTTCAAGGGTGAATATCCTTTCACCATCACTACCCATACGGGTATCAGCATCCTACCTTTATCCGCTAGAGAACTGAAACAGGCGTCATCTACCAATCGGGTCAGTTTTGGTAACAATATACTGGATAATATGTCTGGAGGTGGGCTATTCAGGGATTCGATTTTTCTAGTCAGTGGTCCTACCGGAGGCGGTAAAACTTTACTTGCCACCACTTTTGCAGCGGAAGGATGCAAGCACCGCGAGAAAGTATTGTTATTAGCGTATGAAGAATCTCGTGCGCAATTATTACGCAATGCTCAATCCTGGAGTATGGATTTTCGTAAATGGGAAGATGATGGTCTGCTTAAAGTAGTGTGCCAATATCCTGAGGCCATGGGATTAGAAGATCACTTACTTCTCATTCAGCGCGAGATTGAACAATTTCGTCCTAAACGATTAATCATGGATAGTGTTTCCGCTATGGAACGGGTAGGGCCAGTGCGATTTTTCCGAGAATTCGTCATTGGCTTGACTTCATTTGCCAAGCAGGAGGAAGTTTGCTCATTATTTACCAGTACGACTCCAAAGTTATCTGGAGGAGATTCCATTACCGAGGCTCACATTTCTACCATTACTGACGCCATCCTTTTATTACGCTATGTCGAAATCAACGGTACCTTGCGTCGCGGTATTGCAGTTATCAAGATGCGTGGTTCACAGCACGAAAAGAATATCCGCGAATTTACCATTGACAACAATGGGCTACATATTGGAAAACCATTTTCCAATGTTCAAAATATTATTTTAGGCGTTCCTTCCGTCACTCCGCCATCAGAGCGAGAACAATTAGAAAATATGTTTATGGAAGGATAAATCACCCAAGTTGCCACCTATCGATAGTAACGCAGTTTTCGCCACAACGCCCATAATGAAATGGGGCATAGGTGGCAACTTAGGTTTAAGTAACAGCAAGTGAGAAGAGAAGATAGTTATATAGCGCGGCGTACCGCAACCACTTTTTGGTAGAGACCACCAAAGTAGGTACGTTTTTCCCAGTCAAATTTTTCTGCTTGACTGGCATAACTTTTAATCTCACGTTTCCATAAAATTTTAGCGTAAGGTTCCAACCAGTGAAAAACTAACGCCATAATCCCTTTTAATGGATGAAAAGGATGAGGTCGATGGTAATCGACAAATACTACCTTACCTCCCTGAGGAACTATTTTTAGAAGGTTATCTACGATGCGTGCTTTGTAATCTTCAGGCACCTCATGAAGTAGGAAAAAACAGCATACTCCATCGACTTTTTCCATCAGAGGGGCAGCGGCATCGGCTATTCGTGCCTTTGCTTGAGGGTAAGGAAATAATTTACGCTGGCAATTATCGATTTGGATGGGAGCAACATCAATCACCGTAAGTTGTCCCTCGGCCCCGACGCGCCGCGCGAGTAACTGGGAAAAATCTCCATAGACACAAGCGGATTGCAATATCTTTTGACCAGGAATGAATTCGGCGGCTGCTGCCTCCATTAAGCGTTTGGCATTGCCCCAGAGGATGGCAGAGACGACCAGGGAGCGATCAAGCAATGCCCGTCCACGATGGCTTAAATAAGCCCAATGATAGGTACGTTGCAAATACTCAGGAATCCCCACCGGCGTTGATAGGGACGTATCTTCTAAAATACTGGAATCACCTGACGTGGCAGGTTCAGTAGTACTCGCTAACGCAGAAGAAGAATGATATCCAGACATAAGTGATCCTCAGTAGTTAATTGTTGATGATTTTTCTCTACTAAAAGAAAGGATTTCTTTCTTAAAAATTTTTTATAGCATAACCTTTTTAGTGTCAAGAAATAATTTATAGACAGAAGATATTCCCTCTCTCTGATTTTTTCGAT is drawn from Gammaproteobacteria bacterium and contains these coding sequences:
- the kaiC gene encoding Circadian clock protein kinase KaiC, translating into MNSTIEVSKIPTGIEGFEHITMGGLPKGRVCLVSGSSGSGKTILALEFLYRGIIHFKRKGIFVTMEERVEDIIRNVKKMGWDLRQMIDEKQLRFVDAAPEPVSIEESGIYDLSGLLTRIQHAVEVTGAELLVMDSVGSLFDQFSSGSTVRREIFRITSALKDMNITAILTAERESEYGPISRHGVEEFVSDSVIILRNVLKDEKCRRTIQVLKMRGDAHFKGEYPFTITTHTGISILPLSARELKQASSTNRVSFGNNILDNMSGGGLFRDSIFLVSGPTGGGKTLLATTFAAEGCKHREKVLLLAYEESRAQLLRNAQSWSMDFRKWEDDGLLKVVCQYPEAMGLEDHLLLIQREIEQFRPKRLIMDSVSAMERVGPVRFFREFVIGLTSFAKQEEVCSLFTSTTPKLSGGDSITEAHISTITDAILLLRYVEINGTLRRGIAVIKMRGSQHEKNIREFTIDNNGLHIGKPFSNVQNIILGVPSVTPPSEREQLENMFMEG
- a CDS encoding Methyltransferase, translated to MSGYHSSSALASTTEPATSGDSSILEDTSLSTPVGIPEYLQRTYHWAYLSHRGRALLDRSLVVSAILWGNAKRLMEAAAAEFIPGQKILQSACVYGDFSQLLARRVGAEGQLTVIDVAPIQIDNCQRKLFPYPQAKARIADAAAPLMEKVDGVCCFFLLHEVPEDYKARIVDNLLKIVPQGGKVVFVDYHRPHPFHPLKGIMALVFHWLEPYAKILWKREIKSYASQAEKFDWEKRTYFGGLYQKVVAVRRAI